In one Thunnus maccoyii chromosome 12, fThuMac1.1, whole genome shotgun sequence genomic region, the following are encoded:
- the pcyt1aa gene encoding choline-phosphate cytidylyltransferase A, whose amino-acid sequence MEAQSSSGPLLSRKRRREGSNGETEEGERLGKIPRCTVGLKHPAPFADELVPADGQPYARVSMDEAKRGTPPDRPVRVYADGIFDVFHSGHARALMQAKCLFPNTHLIVGVCSDDLTHKYKGFTVMNEDERYDAIRHCRYVDEVVRNAPWTLTPEFLAKHRIDFVAHDDIPYSSAGSDDVYKHIKEAGMFAPTQRTEGISTSDIITRIVRDYDVYVRRNLQRGYTAKELNVSFINEKKYHLQERVDKVKRKVRDVEEKSKEFVQKVEEKSIDLIQKWEEKSREFIGNFLQMFGPEGALKHMLKEGKGRMLQAISPRQSPNSSPTREERSPSPTFRLPFFTKTSPSPSPLPHHSGARGYLISEDDDEDDEN is encoded by the exons ATGGAGGCCCAGAGCTCCAGCGGGCCGCTGCTGTccagaaaaaggagaagagagggctCCAACGGGGAGACcgaggagggagagaggcttGGGAAAATCCCCAGATGCACCGTG GGATTGAAGCACCCTGCACCTTTCGCAGATGAGCTTGTGCCAGCTGATGGTCAACCCTACGCGAGAGTCAGCATGGATGAGGCCAAGAGGGGAACACCAC CTGACAGACCAGTGCGGGTGTACGCAGATGGTATCTTTGACGTTTTCCACTCAGGTCACGCCAGAGCACTTATGCAGGCTAAATGCCTCTTCCCAAATACACACCTCATTGTTGGAG TGTGCAGTGATGACCTGACCCACAAGTACAAGGGCTTCACGGTGATGAATGAGGACGAGCGTTACGATGCCATCAGACATTGCCGCTACGTGGATGAAGTGGTGCGGAACGCTCCCTGGACATTAACGCCAGAGTTCCTCGCAAAACATCGC ATTGACTTTGTGGCCCATGACGACATCCCGTACTCCTCAGCGGGCAGCGATGACGTGTACAAGCACATCAAGGAAGCTG GTATGTTTGCTCCCACCCAGCGGACAGAGGGCATCTCcacctctgacatcatcacacgCATTGTCCGTGACTACGATGTGTACGTCAGACGCAACCTGCAGAGAGGATACACAGCCAAGGAGCTGAACGTCAGCTTCATCAAT GAGAAGAAGTACCACCTGCAGGAGCGCGTGGACAAGGTGAAGAGGAAGGTCCGTGACGTGGAGGAGAAGAGCAAGGAGTTTGTCCAGAAGGTGGAGGAGAAGAGCATTGACCTCATTCAGAAATGGGAAGAGAAATCCAGGGAGTTCATCGGCAACTTCTTGCAGATGTTTGGACCTGAGGGAGCTCTG aaacacatgctgaAGGAAGGGAAGGGCCGCATGCTGCAGGCCATCAGCCCCAGGCAGAGCCCCAACAGCAGCCCCACCCGCGAGGAGCGCTCCCCCTCCCCGACTTTCCGTCTCCCCTTCTTCACCAAGACCTCCCCGTCTCCCTCACCTCTGCCCCACCACAGCGGGGCCCGCGGATACCTCATCAGCGAGGACGACGACGAAGACGACGAAAACTAG